A region from the Pseudomonadota bacterium genome encodes:
- a CDS encoding aspartate aminotransferase family protein, giving the protein MMPALLPTYARAPIAFSHGEGCWLVDTHGERYLDFAAGIAVNVLGHAHPALVRALTEQAQRLWHVSNLYEIPAQRELAERLVDLTFADTVFFANSGTECCELAVKMVRRHWFEQGDAQRREIIAFEGAFHGRSAAAIAAAGSTKLTHGFAPLLPGFRQLPFADHEALRAAIGPQTAAVMVEPVQGEGGIRPLSEECLHGLREACDAHGVLLVLDEVQCGVGRTGSLFAHERARIVPDIMMVAKGIGGGFPLGALLARERASKCMTLGAHGSTYGGNPLGCAVGKAVLDIVSTPAFLAHVREAGERARGLLQELVAAYPEVFAEVRGVGLMLGLRCAEGISNAQVVAAAAKAGVLTVPAGENVIRIVPPLTISDAELAIGAERLGTVAQRYQLEPVG; this is encoded by the coding sequence ATGATGCCCGCCTTGCTCCCCACCTACGCCCGTGCCCCCATCGCCTTCAGCCACGGCGAGGGCTGCTGGCTCGTCGACACCCACGGCGAGCGCTACCTCGATTTCGCTGCTGGCATCGCCGTCAACGTGCTCGGCCATGCACACCCGGCGCTGGTACGGGCACTGACCGAGCAGGCGCAACGGCTCTGGCACGTCAGCAACCTCTACGAGATACCGGCCCAGCGTGAACTGGCGGAACGACTCGTCGACCTCACCTTCGCGGACACGGTGTTCTTCGCCAACTCTGGCACGGAGTGCTGCGAGCTCGCGGTGAAGATGGTGCGCCGCCACTGGTTCGAGCAAGGCGATGCGCAGCGTCGAGAGATTATCGCTTTCGAGGGCGCCTTTCACGGCCGTTCGGCGGCGGCGATCGCGGCTGCGGGTTCGACCAAGCTCACCCACGGGTTCGCGCCGCTGTTGCCCGGCTTTCGCCAGCTGCCCTTCGCCGATCACGAGGCCTTGCGTGCGGCAATTGGCCCGCAGACGGCGGCGGTGATGGTCGAACCCGTGCAGGGGGAGGGCGGTATCCGTCCCCTGTCCGAGGAGTGCTTGCACGGGTTGCGCGAGGCCTGCGATGCGCACGGCGTGCTGCTGGTCCTCGATGAGGTGCAGTGCGGCGTTGGGCGCACGGGAAGCCTGTTCGCTCACGAGCGCGCGCGGATCGTGCCGGACATCATGATGGTGGCGAAGGGAATCGGCGGCGGCTTTCCCCTGGGTGCGTTGTTGGCGCGTGAGCGGGCATCGAAGTGCATGACTCTCGGCGCGCACGGCTCGACTTATGGCGGCAATCCCCTCGGGTGCGCAGTGGGCAAGGCCGTGCTCGACATCGTCTCCACGCCCGCATTCTTGGCGCACGTGCGGGAGGCGGGGGAGCGCGCTCGAGGGTTACTCCAAGAGTTGGTTGCCGCGTACCCCGAGGTCTTCGCGGAGGTGCGTGGGGTAGGCCTGATGTTGGGCCTGCGCTGCGCTGAGGGCATCAGCAACGCGCAAGTCGTCGCGGCAGCGGCCAAGGCCGGCGTCCTCACGGTGCCCGCCGGAGAGAACGTCATCCGCATCGTTCCCCCCCTCACGATCAGCGACGCTGAGCTGGCCATCGGTGCCGAGCGCCTAGGGACCGTCGCTCAGCGCTACCAGCTTGAGCCCGTCGGCTGA
- a CDS encoding integrin alpha codes for MMIKHPMARTPARPTTPLTAAAITTLVATTCLAPLAAEEPHASAAFEAGLALGKLFSVAGGDGTEGVVLRGYEDGLNLGTSVALGGDLNGDGIDDLLIGGTQRGSGMGPGLVFVVYGRSDIAEAEVDLTALFSQSGGDGSDGFVIRGLTRRDWLGGSVEILEDFDGDGLNDLAMCARNANLGLESRAGECYILFGRAENFPPQFDLRSLEPANGGDGSAGVIITNDQAVAELGGSLADVGDINGDGLSDLAIGAPNAMPSTGRTRAGAVYVIYGNPRELPAQVVLPLLIDGVRGFEIAGAADEDGLGDSIDGGRDINGDGVDDLIVGAGQAALTPEFFFGPGEAYLLYGRTEGFPALIDVADLREANGGDGSRGVVFRGVEPGDRPVSSGGRLGSGAALVDDVNGDHIPDLLLGASSETVDDVVFSGRSYLIFGKSNLPAQIELATLFEAEGGDGSTGVVFGGKADGGSVGASVAGVGDMNGDGLGDVILAATIADAPGQCCVGKLYLLFGRDDFDAEEFLTQLGGGDGSQGVLIRGVSQGDSAGTALSGGGDWNGDGVDDVVIGAQIANAFGLLDAGEVYIVFGRSAPPR; via the coding sequence ATGATGATCAAGCACCCGATGGCGAGGACGCCAGCACGGCCAACTACCCCGCTCACGGCCGCAGCCATCACAACGCTGGTGGCCACGACCTGCCTCGCACCCCTAGCCGCCGAAGAACCGCATGCATCCGCCGCCTTCGAGGCCGGCCTGGCCCTAGGCAAACTGTTCTCCGTGGCCGGTGGAGACGGCACCGAAGGCGTGGTACTACGCGGCTATGAGGATGGCCTCAACCTAGGCACCTCCGTAGCGCTCGGCGGCGATCTCAACGGCGATGGTATCGACGACCTGCTCATCGGCGGCACCCAGCGCGGATCGGGTATGGGGCCCGGGCTGGTCTTCGTGGTTTACGGGCGCAGCGATATCGCCGAGGCAGAGGTCGACCTCACCGCCCTCTTTTCCCAATCAGGTGGCGACGGCAGCGACGGTTTTGTCATCCGAGGCCTCACCCGCCGCGACTGGCTCGGCGGCTCCGTGGAGATTCTCGAAGACTTCGACGGTGACGGCTTAAACGACCTGGCCATGTGCGCGCGCAACGCCAACCTTGGCCTGGAGAGCCGCGCGGGCGAGTGCTACATCCTGTTTGGCAGGGCAGAGAACTTCCCGCCGCAGTTCGACCTGCGCTCCTTAGAACCTGCCAACGGAGGCGACGGCAGCGCTGGCGTGATCATCACCAACGACCAGGCGGTAGCCGAGTTGGGTGGATCTCTCGCCGATGTCGGCGACATCAACGGCGATGGGCTCAGCGACCTTGCCATTGGCGCCCCCAACGCGATGCCCTCGACGGGACGCACACGCGCGGGAGCCGTCTACGTGATCTACGGCAACCCCCGCGAACTGCCCGCACAAGTGGTGTTGCCCCTGTTGATCGATGGCGTGCGCGGCTTCGAGATCGCCGGCGCCGCTGACGAGGATGGCCTCGGCGATTCAATCGACGGCGGCCGCGACATCAACGGCGACGGCGTCGACGACTTGATCGTCGGCGCTGGCCAGGCCGCGTTGACGCCCGAGTTCTTCTTCGGCCCCGGTGAGGCCTATCTGCTGTACGGCCGGACGGAGGGCTTTCCCGCCCTGATCGACGTTGCCGACTTGCGCGAGGCTAACGGCGGTGATGGCAGCCGTGGCGTCGTCTTTCGGGGCGTAGAGCCCGGCGACCGGCCCGTTTCCTCCGGGGGGCGCCTAGGCTCGGGCGCGGCGCTGGTGGACGACGTCAACGGTGACCACATCCCAGACCTGCTGCTCGGTGCATCGTCGGAGACCGTCGACGACGTGGTCTTCTCCGGACGCTCCTACCTCATCTTCGGAAAATCTAATCTGCCTGCGCAGATCGAACTCGCTACGCTGTTCGAGGCCGAGGGAGGCGATGGCTCGACCGGTGTGGTCTTTGGCGGCAAAGCGGACGGCGGATCAGTCGGCGCCAGCGTCGCAGGGGTTGGCGATATGAACGGGGATGGCCTCGGCGACGTCATTCTCGCCGCCACCATTGCCGACGCACCGGGGCAGTGTTGCGTAGGTAAGCTGTACCTACTCTTCGGCCGCGATGATTTTGACGCGGAAGAGTTCCTGACGCAGCTCGGGGGCGGCGACGGCAGCCAAGGCGTACTGATCAGAGGCGTTAGCCAAGGCGATTCCGCCGGCACCGCGCTGAGCGGTGGCGGTGACTGGAACGGGGATGGGGTCGACGATGTGGTGATCGGCGCGCAGATCGCAAACGCCTTTGGGCTGCTGGATGCCGGAGAGGTCTACATCGTGTTCGGCCGGTCGGCGCCGCCGCGCTGA
- a CDS encoding serine/threonine-protein kinase gives MRVREESAVAEREEDYAIVESLIDELLELTPQMRAVRRRQLAQEHPPKLLERLDGLLAADARLEGTAFMAEPAIEEPTEPAPRRADVPLPMSFDRYRVLGHLGTGGMGTVYLAEQTDPVERRVALKVTHAFDSPRDRTRFALEAQALARMEHPNIATLYDSGITSDGTPYVAMELVREAHTILRWCDDARATVEQRLRLFQQVCAGVAHAHEKGVLHRDLKPANVLVTEIDGQPTVRVIDFGIARAFSGAEGTRVSQASVAGSPIYMSPEAVGATGKVDLDTRSDVYSLGLLLCELISGELPFPADPSLNALIERLRSERSLGPADWLGKQSVEQLRPLADARALTPAGLQRAVVGDLDAIVLKAIAYDREQRYASPRDMARDIDRHLRHQPIDARTPEWPYYARRFIRRNRGAAAIASIALLTLVAFAATMTLQAGRIAAERDRANREAQAKGLVADFLTELFSLADPNQTKGETVTARELLDQGAANIENSLDAQPAVKAELLATMGDAYRGLALFSQAQALVEKALAARRALYGENHLDTLETLGQLGLLFIDTGRYNEAETIIEQTYEGQLQLLGTDSQEALWTAVSLAVVYEQQGRFEDAATLLEDTLRNYRTQLGDDASKTLITVDRLARVYRRLGRFDESEPLALEALAGLRRTRGEDDLRTLDAVNGLAVLYAMQGRYAESEPYFEELVELTKAKLGDLHPFTFDSMNNLAAVRLDQGRIASAEPLLIATYQGRRQVFGEHHPRTLTVLMNLGRAHLELGRHDQAEEAYLLSSQGLSDALGEAHLFTIEARTGLGDVYLAQGRPGLAEAQYMEIVPALRESLGEDHPQAIAVKGGLAKALAGLGRYAEADPVAEGALALAREVHGDQHAVTAGAAVDHARTRAALGDHEYALSLLTEAAAAGYADVDLLTSARELQALPPDALDVVLSMARTNAAATSSE, from the coding sequence ATGCGCGTTAGGGAGGAGAGTGCCGTGGCGGAACGGGAAGAAGACTACGCGATCGTCGAGTCGCTGATCGACGAACTGCTAGAGCTCACGCCGCAGATGCGCGCGGTGCGGCGCCGTCAGCTTGCGCAAGAACACCCACCGAAGCTGCTCGAACGCCTCGATGGCCTGCTCGCTGCCGACGCGCGCCTAGAGGGCACTGCCTTTATGGCCGAGCCAGCGATTGAGGAGCCCACGGAGCCAGCTCCCCGGCGCGCCGATGTTCCCCTACCTATGTCTTTTGATCGCTATCGAGTCTTAGGCCACCTCGGCACGGGCGGTATGGGTACGGTGTACCTGGCGGAACAGACCGACCCGGTGGAGCGCCGGGTGGCCCTGAAGGTCACCCATGCCTTCGACTCCCCCCGAGACCGCACACGCTTCGCTCTCGAGGCGCAAGCGCTGGCGCGGATGGAACATCCGAACATCGCCACGCTCTACGACAGCGGCATCACCTCGGATGGCACGCCCTACGTGGCGATGGAGCTAGTGCGCGAAGCGCATACCATTCTGCGCTGGTGTGATGATGCGAGAGCCACCGTCGAGCAGCGCCTGCGCCTGTTCCAACAGGTGTGCGCTGGCGTCGCCCATGCGCACGAGAAGGGCGTCTTGCACCGAGATCTCAAGCCCGCCAACGTGCTGGTCACCGAGATCGATGGGCAGCCCACGGTAAGGGTCATCGATTTTGGCATCGCCCGCGCCTTCAGCGGTGCCGAGGGCACCCGCGTCTCTCAGGCATCCGTCGCCGGGTCTCCCATCTATATGAGCCCTGAGGCTGTCGGTGCCACTGGCAAGGTGGACTTAGACACGCGCAGCGACGTCTACTCGCTCGGACTGCTCCTGTGCGAGCTGATCTCCGGCGAGCTTCCCTTCCCTGCTGATCCCTCCCTGAACGCGCTCATCGAACGCTTGCGCAGCGAACGCTCGCTCGGACCTGCCGATTGGTTGGGCAAGCAGTCTGTAGAGCAACTGCGCCCCCTAGCTGATGCGCGAGCGTTAACACCGGCGGGCCTGCAGCGCGCCGTGGTCGGGGACCTCGATGCGATCGTCCTCAAGGCCATCGCCTACGATCGAGAGCAGCGCTACGCCTCGCCGCGCGACATGGCTAGGGACATCGACCGGCATCTGCGCCACCAACCGATCGATGCCCGCACGCCGGAGTGGCCCTACTACGCGCGCCGCTTCATCCGCCGCAACCGTGGCGCCGCGGCGATAGCCTCCATCGCCCTGCTCACCCTGGTCGCATTCGCCGCCACCATGACCTTGCAGGCCGGGCGCATCGCAGCGGAGCGAGACCGCGCCAATCGCGAAGCGCAGGCCAAAGGACTCGTCGCCGACTTCCTCACGGAGTTGTTCAGTCTGGCCGATCCAAACCAGACCAAGGGCGAGACGGTCACCGCCCGCGAACTGCTCGACCAGGGCGCAGCCAACATCGAGAACTCCCTCGACGCGCAACCGGCAGTCAAGGCGGAGCTCCTCGCAACCATGGGCGATGCGTATCGAGGCCTGGCCCTGTTCTCCCAAGCGCAGGCCCTGGTGGAGAAGGCCTTGGCGGCGCGACGCGCGCTCTACGGTGAAAACCATCTCGACACGCTAGAGACGCTCGGTCAGCTGGGCCTGCTGTTCATCGATACCGGCAGGTATAACGAGGCTGAGACGATCATTGAGCAAACCTACGAGGGCCAACTCCAGCTGCTAGGCACCGATAGCCAGGAGGCTCTTTGGACTGCCGTTAGCCTGGCGGTCGTCTACGAGCAGCAGGGCCGCTTCGAAGATGCTGCGACGCTACTCGAAGACACCCTTCGCAACTACCGCACGCAGCTCGGCGACGACGCCTCCAAGACGCTGATCACCGTCGATCGCCTGGCCCGTGTCTACCGCCGTCTTGGCCGCTTCGACGAATCCGAGCCCCTGGCCCTCGAGGCCCTGGCAGGGCTGAGGCGTACGCGAGGCGAAGACGATCTACGTACGCTTGATGCCGTCAATGGCCTCGCCGTGCTCTACGCCATGCAAGGCCGCTACGCCGAATCGGAGCCGTACTTCGAGGAGCTAGTGGAATTGACGAAGGCGAAACTCGGCGATTTACACCCCTTCACCTTCGATTCCATGAACAACCTGGCGGCAGTACGTCTCGATCAAGGACGTATCGCAAGCGCTGAGCCTCTACTGATCGCGACTTACCAGGGTCGCAGGCAAGTCTTCGGGGAGCATCACCCGCGCACGCTGACCGTCCTGATGAACCTCGGACGTGCGCACCTAGAGCTCGGCCGCCACGACCAGGCTGAAGAGGCCTACTTGCTTTCCTCGCAGGGGCTTAGCGATGCATTGGGAGAAGCTCACCTGTTCACCATAGAAGCGCGCACAGGCCTCGGCGACGTATACCTTGCGCAGGGCCGTCCTGGTCTGGCCGAGGCGCAGTACATGGAGATAGTGCCCGCGCTGCGTGAGTCCCTGGGTGAGGACCATCCCCAGGCCATCGCCGTCAAGGGGGGCCTTGCGAAGGCGTTGGCGGGGCTTGGACGCTACGCTGAAGCCGATCCCGTCGCCGAAGGCGCACTAGCGCTCGCACGTGAGGTGCACGGGGACCAGCATGCCGTCACGGCGGGCGCCGCCGTCGATCACGCCCGCACCCGTGCCGCCTTAGGGGATCATGAGTATGCGCTCTCCCTGCTGACCGAAGCGGCGGCCGCCGGATACGCCGATGTGGATCTGCTGACGAGCGCCCGGGAGCTTCAGGCGCTGCCCCCGGACGCGCTCGACGTGGTGCTTTCGATGGCGCGCACCAATGCTGCTGCCACATCCTCCGAGTAA
- a CDS encoding M20/M25/M40 family metallo-hydrolase has product MPSLRALLSCLYAMLASTPLFAAELSAEEAKILEIIEARAEDAIALLERAVNINSGTMNLEGVREVGDLFRAQFDDLGLSTAWVDGSAFERAGHLIARSNGTGPRLLLIGHLDTVFEPFSPFQRFERDGNRAKGPGVVDMKGGNVVIVEALRALKTVGVLDEVAVTVALIGDEERSGRPLDQARAALRTAAHNAHFVLAFENGDSNPATAVIARRGASGWRLEVTGKPAHSSQLFQPEVGAGAVYEAARILHGFYERLASENLLTFNPGVILGGTDVTYDAFQASGTAFGKTNVVAGSTVVTGDLRAISRQQLEHARSVMREVVADSLPGTSATITFDDGYPPLAPTAGNHELLKIFSQISSELGHGEVAAVDPRKAGAADVSFTAGIIDRAIDGLGPGGGNDHTLAEYIDLPTLAVQTQRTALMILRLSRM; this is encoded by the coding sequence ATGCCCTCCCTTCGCGCCCTACTCTCGTGCCTATACGCCATGCTCGCGAGCACGCCGCTCTTCGCGGCAGAACTCTCTGCCGAGGAGGCAAAGATCCTCGAGATCATCGAGGCTCGGGCCGAGGACGCCATCGCCCTGCTCGAGCGCGCGGTGAACATCAACAGCGGCACGATGAACCTCGAGGGTGTCCGCGAAGTGGGTGACCTGTTCCGCGCCCAGTTCGATGATCTGGGCTTAAGCACGGCCTGGGTAGACGGCTCGGCCTTCGAACGCGCTGGCCACCTGATCGCGCGCTCGAACGGCACCGGTCCGCGCCTACTCCTCATCGGTCACCTGGACACGGTGTTCGAACCGTTCAGTCCCTTCCAACGTTTCGAGCGCGACGGCAACCGCGCCAAGGGCCCCGGGGTGGTGGACATGAAGGGCGGCAACGTGGTGATCGTCGAGGCCCTGCGCGCTCTGAAGACCGTCGGCGTACTGGACGAGGTGGCCGTTACGGTGGCACTGATCGGCGATGAGGAGCGATCCGGTCGGCCCTTGGACCAGGCCCGCGCCGCCCTGCGCACCGCCGCCCACAACGCGCACTTCGTGCTCGCTTTCGAGAACGGCGACTCCAATCCCGCCACGGCCGTCATCGCCCGCCGTGGCGCCTCTGGCTGGCGCCTTGAGGTGACCGGCAAGCCGGCCCACTCCTCCCAGCTGTTTCAGCCAGAAGTCGGGGCGGGCGCCGTGTACGAGGCGGCGCGCATTCTGCACGGCTTCTACGAACGCCTCGCCAGCGAGAACCTCCTCACTTTCAACCCCGGCGTCATCCTCGGCGGCACGGACGTTACCTACGACGCCTTCCAAGCCTCGGGCACGGCCTTTGGCAAAACCAACGTGGTAGCTGGCTCGACGGTAGTCACCGGCGATCTGCGCGCGATCTCCCGGCAGCAGCTGGAGCACGCAAGATCGGTGATGCGCGAGGTGGTAGCCGACTCCCTGCCTGGCACCAGCGCCACCATTACCTTCGACGACGGCTACCCGCCCCTCGCACCCACTGCAGGCAATCATGAACTATTGAAAATATTCAGTCAGATCAGCAGCGAGCTGGGCCATGGTGAAGTCGCCGCCGTCGACCCGCGCAAGGCCGGCGCCGCCGACGTCTCCTTCACCGCGGGTATCATCGATCGGGCGATCGATGGCCTAGGCCCTGGCGGGGGCAATGACCACACGCTAGCCGAGTACATCGACCTGCCGACGCTCGCGGTGCAGACGCAGCGGACAGCGCTGATGATCCTGCGCCTCTCGCGGATGTAG
- a CDS encoding TatD family hydrolase, translated as MVDSAPMGKSKRAKARPEIPRFEHPLFETHCHLDYLDQEALAATLGRAREVGIDKIVTIAVSPDNLQTVLDLAQTNDALWCTQGVHPHEAEHYREETGETIRARARLPAVVAVGEIGLDYYYDHADRAVQRKVFEAQLAIAVEQDLPIVVHTRDADEDTRAILANFSGQLRRKGVIHSFTSGLPLAEYCLGEGFSLGFNGIATFKTADNVREVVAATPIEQLVIETDSPYLTPVPYRGTKNAPYFLPFVAEYLAGFRGLEVEDFLPTVYANSERLFWGGGSERTVVRES; from the coding sequence GTGGTAGACTCTGCGCCCATGGGCAAGTCCAAGCGTGCCAAGGCGCGACCCGAAATTCCCCGCTTCGAACACCCATTGTTCGAGACCCACTGCCACCTCGACTACCTTGACCAGGAGGCGCTCGCGGCAACCCTGGGTCGCGCCCGTGAGGTGGGGATCGACAAGATCGTGACGATCGCCGTTTCCCCGGACAACCTGCAAACGGTCCTCGATCTGGCACAGACGAACGATGCCCTGTGGTGCACCCAGGGCGTGCATCCACACGAGGCGGAACACTATCGCGAGGAGACCGGCGAGACCATACGCGCGCGCGCGCGCCTGCCGGCAGTGGTGGCCGTGGGAGAGATCGGTCTCGACTACTACTACGACCACGCTGATCGGGCGGTGCAACGAAAGGTATTCGAGGCGCAGTTGGCCATCGCCGTGGAGCAGGACCTGCCGATCGTCGTGCATACGCGTGATGCGGACGAAGACACGCGCGCCATCCTCGCGAACTTCTCAGGTCAGCTGCGGCGCAAGGGCGTGATCCACAGCTTCACCTCGGGCTTGCCACTAGCGGAGTACTGTCTGGGCGAAGGGTTCAGCTTGGGCTTTAACGGCATCGCCACCTTCAAGACGGCTGACAACGTGCGGGAGGTTGTGGCGGCCACGCCCATCGAGCAGCTGGTGATCGAGACCGATTCGCCGTACCTCACGCCCGTGCCCTATCGGGGCACGAAAAACGCGCCATACTTCCTGCCCTTCGTCGCGGAGTATCTGGCCGGATTTCGAGGCCTTGAAGTAGAGGACTTCCTGCCGACGGTCTACGCCAATAGTGAGCGCCTGTTCTGGGGCGGAGGATCTGAGCGGACCGTCGTGCGCGAGAGCTGA